The Ktedonobacterales bacterium region TCACTGGTTATCTGGCTTATGCAGATGGAACACCAGCAAAGCATTTTCAGGCGCTGCTGGCGAGCCAGTGGAGCTTTAACTCGACCACGCAGGTCTTTACGCTGCTGGGACAGCAGTACCACACGCAAACGGACGACTCTGGCCTCTTCGTCTTCCCCTCTGTTCCGGTGGGGGCGACGTATATGATTGCCTGGGTTGATACCAGCGGCCATGCTGGAACCTGTAATACGACCAACCATCAGCCGCTTTATACGGTACAAATGCCGCCGTTGCGCGCTACTGATACGGGAAGCATCAATATTGAATGCGCCTCGTAGGAAGTCCCAGGGAAGAGGCTTGTACGGATGACTGCCGTTTTTGTTGTGCGAACCAGCGAAGGTCTCGCGCGATTCGCTTGAACCGTCGCTGCCTGCCGCTAAGCGCCCTCAAGTTGAGGGCGAGAGAGGATGTTGCTGCTTTATGGATAGCATTGCCCAGGATAGCCCTAATCTCGCGCGTGTTCCGCTATTTGCTGAGTTGGATGAGGAGAGTCTAAAAGAGTTATCCGCTGTCGCTCGCAAGCGCGTTTTTCGGCAGGGAGAGATTATCTTTCATCGTGATGATCCAGGCCAGGTTCTCTATATTATTCGAGAAGGGAAAGTTAAGATTTCGCTGACCAGCCCGGATGGTCAAGAAGTATCTCTGACCGTTTTTGGGGCAGGCGAATGCTTTGGCGAACTGGCAATTCTTGACAGTGATCCCCGTTCTGCTGACGCGGTGGCTCTGGAGCGCGTGGAGGTGTATACCCTTCAGCGCCAGGACTTTATCAATGTGGTCATGAATCATCCCAAGATTGCTGTCCAGGTGATGAAAGTCATCTCGCAGCGTCTGCGCCAGGCCGATCAGCAGATTGAGGATCTGCTCTTCCTGGACGTCTACGGGCGCGTGGCAAAAAAACTGCTAGAACTGTCTGAGACTCATGGAGCGCCTACCAACCAGGGGATACGCATTGAATTGCGTCTGACGCAGCAGGAACTGGCCTCGATGGTCGGCGCCTCCCGTGAGAGCGTGAATAAAGTCATGGGCTACTTCACTGATAAGCGTTACATCGTGACGGATAAACATAAGATTACGCTGATGAAGCTGGCCGATCTACGAAAGCGAGTCTATTGATGCTATTTCGTGACCGTTCTTGCTGGATAACCGTTCTGCAAAAAAGAGGGCCAGAGGTCTTGTGGCTCTCTAGAGGGGAGAACCAGGGGTTTATGATGGGCCGCGTGCGATGGAGCGCCTGACGTGAGAAGCATTACCGAGAATCAGCGGGCAGTTCCAGAGAGTGAACCGGGGAGTGAACCAGGGGGTTCAAATCCAGTTGCGCGTCGGCTCCAGTTCTGGTATCTCTTAAAGGCGATCCGCCTGCGTCAGTGGACCAAAAATCTTTTGGTGTTTGCTGGCGTGGTCTTTGCGCAGCGGGTACTGGATGTTGGGGCGCTTGGTCGCGCCACAGCGGCGTTCGTAGTGTTCTGCCTGCTTTCCAGCCTGGTCTATCTGGTCAATGATCTCGGCGATCTGGAATCAGACCGGCGGCATCCGACGAAACGCTATCGCCCATTAGCGTCAGGAAAGCTGTCGGCGCCAGTGGCGGTGGCTGGGGCTGTGCTGTTGGGGGTGTTGGCAACGGCTCTGACGATTGCGCTGCTCCTCTGGCCTGGAGCGGCTGGATCAGGCCAGAGTCTGCATGTCACACTCGCGCCTTTGCGGCTGACGCTTGTGCCAGGCACTCCTCTGTCGCCCGATAGCCAATATGGGATATTGGGGAATCTTGGAGGAAGCGGATTTCTGTTTGCGCTGGTGGCAGCCGCTTATGTGGGGCTCAATCTGGCGTATACGTTTCGGCTGAAGCATGTGGTGATAGTTGATGTTTTTTGTATTGCGGGGGGATTCGTGCTGCGGGCTATGGCTGGGGCGGTCGTGATTCCGGTGCCAATTTCGCCCTGGTTATACCTGTGTACCATTCTGCTCTCGCTCTTTCTGGCTTTAGGCAAACGCCGACAGGAGTTGATGTTGTTGGACGCAGGCGCAAGCCTGCACCGGCGCATTTTGCAGGAATATAACCCTCAACTGCTGGATCAGATGATCTCGATTGTCATCTCGGCAACGGTGATGGCCTATAGCCTCTATACGTTCCAGGGCACGGCGGGCAATCATCGCTTGATGGTGACGATTCCGTTTGTCCTCTATGGGATTTTCCGCTACCTCTATCTGATCTATATGAAGCAGGAGGGCGGCAGCCCTGAAGAGGTTTTGCTGCGGGATAAGCATATTCTTGGCTCGGTGGCGCTCTGTGTGCTGACTACGCTGGCGCTGTTATATCTCTCGTTCTAGGCTGGATAGGCTGAGAGAGGCGAAAAGGCTGATTATAAGTAATGGCTCGGATACGCACAAAAGTGTTTTTCTCCCTGGCGCTTGGCCTGCTAGTAATTGCTGGCATCTCGTTTTACGCTGACCTGCCGCGCCTGCTGCAATCGCTTCGCTTTTTTCCCTGGGCGCTGCTCCCTGCTATTTTGGGTCTGACCTTGCTCAATTATGGGCTGCGTTTTGTGAAGTGGGATTATTATCTCCGCTGCCTGGACCTGCGCGTGCCGCGTCTGATGAGCCTGAAGATTTTTGTGGCAGGTCTCTCGATGGCGATCACGCCAGGAAAAGTAGGCGAACTGCTTAAATCGTACTTGCTCAAACGTTATAATGGCACGCCAATCAGCCGAACGGCTCCTGTCATCATAGCGGAGCGGCTGACCGATGGGCTGGCGATGCTCTTATTAGCTATGGGGGGATTGGCGTTATATGGCATTGGCTGGCAGGGGCTGCTGGCTATTTTATTGGCGGCGGTGGCTTTGATCGGAGTGATTCAATATCGCCCGCTGGCGCTGAGGTTGTTGGGATGGGGCGAGCGGCTGCCTGTGGTAAGGCGCTTTGCCCAGGGTTTGCGCGAGTTTTATGAAAGCGCCTATGTTCTTCTGCGCTGGCGGCCTTTATTGTTGGCGGTAGGTATCGGGCTGGTGTCGTGGTCTGGAGAATGTCTCGCGTTTTATCTGGCGTTGGTTGGGTTGAGTTTACCAGGCACGCTGACGCTGCTGGTACAGGCGGCCTTTATTTTAGCGACCTCAACACTGATAGGTTCCGTGACTGGATTGCCTGGCGGGTTGGGGAGTGCTGATCTGAGTCTTCTCGGATTGCTCTTTGCTCTGGTGACACGCGATACGACGGTTGCCGGGGCAGCGACGCTGTTAATTCGTTTTTGCACGCTCTGGTTTGGGGTGAGCATCGGGGTGGCTGGCCTGCTCATCTTTCGGCGCTCGCTCGCAGGCCCACCTGCGCCAGAGGTTGCAAGCAACCAGGATACTAAGCCATCGGGAGCGTTTGCAGCAGTGGATTGAAAGATGGTGTTCTTTCTCCGGCTTGAGCCATTCTGGCGGCAAGCCAACTACTGCAAGGATACGCTCTTCTTGGGAATGGAGCTTTGGATGAAAGCATTGATTGTGATGCCCACCTACAACGAGCGCGAGAATATTACAGCCATCGTTGAGGAGATTCTGCGCTGCGCGCCGCAGGTGGATATTCTGATCGTTGATGATAATTCGCCTGATGGCACTGGTGAGATGGCTGATGCCCTGCATCAGCGCTTCCCCAACGTTTCGGCGCTGCATCGGGCCGGGAAACTGGGCCTGGGAACCGCTTATATCGCTGGTTTCCGCTACGCGCTGGAGCATGGCTACGATCTGGTCTTTGAGATGGATGCCGATTTTTCGCATGATCCGCGCTATCTGCCAGCATTTCTGGCGGAGGCCGAACATGCCGATCTGGTGATTGGCTCGCGCTATGTTCCTGGGGGCGGCACGCCGAACTGGTCGCCGTTCCGTCGTTTCATCAGCGGTGGAGGCAATATTTTTGCCAGGGTTGTGCTGGGGCTACCGATTAAAGATGCGACTACCGGGTATCGCTGCTACCGGCGCGACGTGTTGGCCGCGCTGGACCTTGGGGCCATCAAGTCTCAGGGGTATGCCTTCCAGGTGGAGTTGGCTTATCAGACGCTCAATCACGGGTTCCGCATCCACGAATTACCGATTATTTTTGTAGACCGCCGGGTTGGGAAGTCCAAGATGTCGCGCAAGATTTTTATCGAGGGCTTCGTCTTTGTGCTGCGAACGCGCTTGAGCCGACCTCGCAAGTCGCCACAGCGGACGACGGCGGCACGAATTACAGAGCCTCTGGTATCTTCTACTGCGCCCGATGAGCAACTAAGCCCGACATCACGATAAGGATAGTATCTGGTGGGGCGCAGTTCTGATAACCTGGAGCGCGCGCAGGATCATCCTGTGCGACGCCATGAGAAGCCTGCACAACCCCCGCTGTCTGCGGACAAGATCAGTGGGCTTCCTGTTCTATCCCCTATTGCGGCTGGCGCGCCTTCTTCTGTCCAGGCGGAAGAGGCGGGCCAGCCGCTTGTCAATGGCGGAGGAGGCTCGCGCTGGAGGATGCGCCTGGGTATGGCCTGGATAGCCGCTGTGCTGATCGCCTATTATCTGGTGCATCCGCCGCTCTCACAGACCTTCTTTACAACGCTGCTGGCTCCGGCGCATCAGCTTGCGCTGGATTGGCAAGTACCTCTGCGGCTGCTGGGCCATATAGCCGATCTCCTCGTGGCGTTTTGGCTACTGCTGCTTGGGGCTGCGCTGGGACAACGCATCTGGCGCTTGTGCCGTCTCCCTGCTGTCGAGGGAACAATGCAGCTAGCCCTGGCGAGTGGGCCAGGGCTGGGCGCGCTCAGTCTGTTGAGCTTTGTGGCTGGTATGGTCGGATGGTTATCGTTCTGGACGGTTGGGGGTGGGCTGCTGCTTCTCTCTATCCTTTGCATGCGAGATGGCTTGCAAATGCTTGGCTGGCTGCGCGAGCAGATGCAGCACATGAGGCGCGCCATTGGGACAGGTTCCTGGCTGGACCGTCTTCTCTGGGGTTATATCTTGCTTACCGGACTGCTGATGCTGCTGGCGGCGCTGCTCCCTCCAACTGCCTGGGATGCGCTGATGTATCATCTGGCCGCGCCTGCTGCTGATATACAAAGCGGGCGCGTTTTGCCGGACCTTGCCAATGTTCAGGGCTATCAGCCTGAGTTGGTTGAGATGCTGTATCTGGATGGGTTGCTGCTGCGCGGCGATGGTCCGGCTGCCCTGCTCCATCTGGGTTTTGGTCTGCTGAACCTGCTGGTCCTGGTATCGCTGGCCCGCCAGATGGCTGATCGAGCGCAGGGCGCGGCGCTGGCGCTGCGCTCTGTGGCGCTGTTCTTGAGTATTCCGAGCCTGGCGCTGGTCCTGGCCTGGCCGTATATTGATGGCGCGCTGGTCTATTATGAACTGGCGGCGCTCTGCGCGCTGCTCTGCTGGTGGAATGGCAGCGGGCAGAAAAGCATCAGGTGGCTCCTGCTGGCGGGGACGCTGCTGGGCCTGGGATTGGATACCAAATATACGGCTGTCTTTGCGCTTGGCGCGGCAGCGGCGCTGGTCTTCTGGCAAGCCCTGCGTAGGGAACGGTGGCGCTCGGCGCTCTGGCAGGTGGGGCTGCTCGTTGGTATAGTACTGCTGGTTGGTTCCCCCTGGCTCTGGCGCAATCTGTTCCTGACGGGCGATCCGTTGTTTCCTTATCATCTGGGGAGCCTTTTTCCTGCCGGGCCAATGTGGGATGATGTTCGCACGCAGTACGCCCTGGAAGGGCCAGGCTGGGGCTGGGCACAGTCCTGGCGGCTGTTGACGCTGCCACTGGAAGTAACGCTGTATGGCACGCAGGGGTCCGTTGAGTTTGATGCGACGCTTGGCCCGCTGCTCCTGCTGCTGCTGCCGCTGGGGCTGCTGGCCTGGAAGAGAACACCAGGCAAAAACGCCAGCAAGGCAGCGGAACAGGCGCTTACTCAAGAACCCTCAACGCCTGAAGCGCCCAGGTGGCCTGAGCGGCAGGTGATTGGCGCGCTGCTGGCGTTTGCGGCGCTGCTGGCGCTGTGTTGGGATGCGGAACTGCTGAGCGTACATTTTGCGCGCCAGAGCCGCCTGTTCTTTCCGCTGTTTGCGGCGCTGACCCTGCCAGCCGCCGCTGCCTGGCTGCGCCTGAAGCGGGCTGCGCCATTGCTTCCTGGCTTCCACCGCCTGGTATCCTGTGCCGTTGTGCTGGCGCTGGCGCTGGGGGTACTTGCTCAGATGGCTGGCGTGTTGGGGAATGGCAACGCGCCCTATCTGATTGGCTTGCAAAGCCGCGCGGCGTATCTGGCCGATCATCTCGACCCGTATTACTCGGCGATACAGGCTGTCAACGCTCTGCCGCCCTCCTCGCATGTCCTTTCGCTCTGGGAGGTGCGCAGTTATTACACATCCCAAAGCATCCACGCCGACCCCTTTTTAGACAACTTTAATTATTATTATCGCCATTATCCGACGGCGCGTCTCCTCGCCAATGCGTTCCAGCAGGCGGGCTTTACCCATCTGCTCTTCTATGCCCAGGGCTTGCAGTTGGTGCTGGACCAGCGACCTGGCGAGGCCGACCCCCAGGAGCTTGCGGCGCTCTGGGATTTCCTGACACGCTATGCCAGGCCAATCTATCAGGATACCGTCCCGCTCGTCAGAAGCGGCCAGGGAACGCTTACGACTGATGAGCAGATGCTGGGCCAGCGCGGCTGGTATCGCCTCTATGCGCTCACCGGCCCCTGACGGAGACCTTTTCAGGCAACCCAGCCCCAGATTAAGAAGATAAAGAGATAGACGCTGAGCAGGATTCCTGAGCCTATCCCTACGCCCAAACGAGCGAGCCGGGGCCAGCGAACCACCAGCATACCCAGCACGATAAACGCGGGGAAGAGGGCCAGCATGTAGCGGCTGGTGCTTGTCGTAGAGCCATCCGAATTCACTTTAATGACTGAACTGAGCCACATTACCGCAAGAAAAACAGCTAGAGGGATATTGAGCCGTCGGAAGGCCAGAACAGTACAGAGAGCAAAGAGGACGGCGCTGAGTGGGTCAAACAATTTGGACGAGAGGAATGTTCCCAGATCGGGCTGGGAGATCAGCGCGCTG contains the following coding sequences:
- a CDS encoding Crp/Fnr family transcriptional regulator translates to MDSIAQDSPNLARVPLFAELDEESLKELSAVARKRVFRQGEIIFHRDDPGQVLYIIREGKVKISLTSPDGQEVSLTVFGAGECFGELAILDSDPRSADAVALERVEVYTLQRQDFINVVMNHPKIAVQVMKVISQRLRQADQQIEDLLFLDVYGRVAKKLLELSETHGAPTNQGIRIELRLTQQELASMVGASRESVNKVMGYFTDKRYIVTDKHKITLMKLADLRKRVY
- a CDS encoding decaprenyl-phosphate phosphoribosyltransferase, producing MRSITENQRAVPESEPGSEPGGSNPVARRLQFWYLLKAIRLRQWTKNLLVFAGVVFAQRVLDVGALGRATAAFVVFCLLSSLVYLVNDLGDLESDRRHPTKRYRPLASGKLSAPVAVAGAVLLGVLATALTIALLLWPGAAGSGQSLHVTLAPLRLTLVPGTPLSPDSQYGILGNLGGSGFLFALVAAAYVGLNLAYTFRLKHVVIVDVFCIAGGFVLRAMAGAVVIPVPISPWLYLCTILLSLFLALGKRRQELMLLDAGASLHRRILQEYNPQLLDQMISIVISATVMAYSLYTFQGTAGNHRLMVTIPFVLYGIFRYLYLIYMKQEGGSPEEVLLRDKHILGSVALCVLTTLALLYLSF
- a CDS encoding lysylphosphatidylglycerol synthase transmembrane domain-containing protein, with protein sequence MARIRTKVFFSLALGLLVIAGISFYADLPRLLQSLRFFPWALLPAILGLTLLNYGLRFVKWDYYLRCLDLRVPRLMSLKIFVAGLSMAITPGKVGELLKSYLLKRYNGTPISRTAPVIIAERLTDGLAMLLLAMGGLALYGIGWQGLLAILLAAVALIGVIQYRPLALRLLGWGERLPVVRRFAQGLREFYESAYVLLRWRPLLLAVGIGLVSWSGECLAFYLALVGLSLPGTLTLLVQAAFILATSTLIGSVTGLPGGLGSADLSLLGLLFALVTRDTTVAGAATLLIRFCTLWFGVSIGVAGLLIFRRSLAGPPAPEVASNQDTKPSGAFAAVD
- a CDS encoding polyprenol monophosphomannose synthase, yielding MKALIVMPTYNERENITAIVEEILRCAPQVDILIVDDNSPDGTGEMADALHQRFPNVSALHRAGKLGLGTAYIAGFRYALEHGYDLVFEMDADFSHDPRYLPAFLAEAEHADLVIGSRYVPGGGTPNWSPFRRFISGGGNIFARVVLGLPIKDATTGYRCYRRDVLAALDLGAIKSQGYAFQVELAYQTLNHGFRIHELPIIFVDRRVGKSKMSRKIFIEGFVFVLRTRLSRPRKSPQRTTAARITEPLVSSTAPDEQLSPTSR
- a CDS encoding glycosyltransferase family 39 protein; protein product: MGRSSDNLERAQDHPVRRHEKPAQPPLSADKISGLPVLSPIAAGAPSSVQAEEAGQPLVNGGGGSRWRMRLGMAWIAAVLIAYYLVHPPLSQTFFTTLLAPAHQLALDWQVPLRLLGHIADLLVAFWLLLLGAALGQRIWRLCRLPAVEGTMQLALASGPGLGALSLLSFVAGMVGWLSFWTVGGGLLLLSILCMRDGLQMLGWLREQMQHMRRAIGTGSWLDRLLWGYILLTGLLMLLAALLPPTAWDALMYHLAAPAADIQSGRVLPDLANVQGYQPELVEMLYLDGLLLRGDGPAALLHLGFGLLNLLVLVSLARQMADRAQGAALALRSVALFLSIPSLALVLAWPYIDGALVYYELAALCALLCWWNGSGQKSIRWLLLAGTLLGLGLDTKYTAVFALGAAAALVFWQALRRERWRSALWQVGLLVGIVLLVGSPWLWRNLFLTGDPLFPYHLGSLFPAGPMWDDVRTQYALEGPGWGWAQSWRLLTLPLEVTLYGTQGSVEFDATLGPLLLLLLPLGLLAWKRTPGKNASKAAEQALTQEPSTPEAPRWPERQVIGALLAFAALLALCWDAELLSVHFARQSRLFFPLFAALTLPAAAAWLRLKRAAPLLPGFHRLVSCAVVLALALGVLAQMAGVLGNGNAPYLIGLQSRAAYLADHLDPYYSAIQAVNALPPSSHVLSLWEVRSYYTSQSIHADPFLDNFNYYYRHYPTARLLANAFQQAGFTHLLFYAQGLQLVLDQRPGEADPQELAALWDFLTRYARPIYQDTVPLVRSGQGTLTTDEQMLGQRGWYRLYALTGP